Proteins encoded together in one Coffea arabica cultivar ET-39 chromosome 2c, Coffea Arabica ET-39 HiFi, whole genome shotgun sequence window:
- the LOC113727178 gene encoding L-type lectin-domain containing receptor kinase IV.1-like: MLVLIKLILLVISALAGFASSQDLSITYNGFRSANLSLDGIAEVTPNGLLKLTNATKQKQGHAFFPSPVIFKNSANSPAFSFSTTFIFAIVSEYPTLSGHGIAFVVAPTRGLPGALPSQYLGLFNGTNTGNGTNHVFAVELDTIQSKEFNDINDNHVGIDINGLNSTQAKPAGYYSNDNGIFQNLTLFSGKAMQVWVDYDGTAKHISVTLAPIRAREPSKPLLSLTYNLSSVLHETMYIGFSSSTGSVLTTHYLLGWSFKMNGVAQGLDLSQLPKLPRVGPKKKSKVLTIGLPIILIASLSIAISGVIYHVRIKKKFAEVLEDWEREYGPHRFKYKDLYIATKGFRDKGLLGRGGFGRVYRGVLPSSKLEVAVKRVSHESRQGMKQFVAEIVSIGQLRHRNLVPLLGYCRRKDELLLVYEYMPNGSLDRFLYQQPEYTLNWNQRFRVIRGVASGLFYLHEGWEQIVIHRDVKASNVLLDSELNGRLGDFGLARLYDHGTDPQTTHVVGTLGYLAPEHTRTGKATTRTDVYAFGAFLLEVVCGRRPIEPHSPTEDDILVDQVFSCWKKGQILEAADANMGLDYVKEEVELVMKLGLLCSQSEPTARPSMRQVVLYLDSALALPDLHSLGISATGLSFASQEGFSDFNLSYPSSMDKPFSHASSSAAESLLSGGR, from the coding sequence ATGTTGGTTCTGATCAAGCTTATACTACTTGTGATTTCTGCTCTAGCTGGCTTTGCATCTTCCCAGGACCTTAGTATCACCTACAATGGATTCCGTTCTGCAAACTTGAGCCTGGATGGCATAGCTGAGGTCACGCCAAATGGCCTCTTGAAGCTAACTAATGCCACCAAGCAAAAACAAGGCCATGCCTTCTTTCCTAGTCCTGTCATCTTCAAGAATTCAGCTAACTCCCCCGCTTTCTCCTTTTCCACCACCTTCATCTTTGCTATAGTGTCTGAATATCCTACTTTGAGCGGCCATGGAATTGCCTTTGTGGTTGCACCAACAAGAGGACTTCCAGGAGCTCTTCCTAGTCAGTATCTTGGCCTTTTCAACGGAACCAACACAGGAAATGGCACCAACCATGTTTTTGCAGTGGAGCTTGACACGATCCAAAGCAAAGAGTTCAATGATATCAATGATAACCACGTTGGGATAGACATCAACGGACTGAACTCCACACAAGCAAAGCCTGCAGGTTATTATTCCAATGACAACGGTATTTTTCAGAACTTGACTCTTTTTAGTGGTAAAGCAATGCAAGTTTGGGTGGACTATGATGGAACAGCTAAGCATATTAGTGTCACATTAGCTCCAATACGTGCTCGTGAACCAAGCAAACCTCTTTTATCTTTAACCTATAATCTTTCTTCAGTATTACATGAAACCATGTATATTGGATTTTCATCATCTACCGGCTCTGTGCTAACAACCCATTACCTTCTGGGGTGGAGTTTCAAGATGAACGGTGTGGCTCAAGGGCTTGATCTTTCTCAACTTCCTAAGCTCCCACGAGTTGGACCTAAGAAAAAGTCCAAAGTATTAACAATTGGTTTACCTATAATTTTGATTGCTTCCCTGTCGATTGCAATCTCTGGTGTAATCTACCATGTGAGAATAAAGAAGAAGTTTGCAGAAGTGCTTGAGGATTGGGAGCGTGAGTATGGTCCTCACAGATTCAAGTACAAAGATTTGTATATCGCTACAAAAGGTTTCAGGGACAAGGGATTACTAGGAAGAGGGGGTTTTGGTAGGGTATATCGCGGAGTCCTGCCTAGCTCCAAACTTGAGGTTGCTGTCAAGAGGGTATCTCATGAATCCAGGCAAGGAATGAAACAATTTGTGGCAGAAATTGTCAGCATAGGCCAGTTACGCCATCGAAATTTGGTTCCACTTTTAGGTTACTGTAGGCGAAAAGATGAACTGCTATTGGTCTATGAATACATGCCAAATGGAAGCCTGGACAGGTTTCTATACCAGCAGCCTGAGTACACTCTGAACTGGAACCAAAGATTTCGAGTCATAAGAGGTGTAGCATCTGGATTGTTTTATCTACATGAAGGATGGGAACAAATAGTGATCCACAGAGATGTAAAGGCCAGCAACGTCCTGTTAGACAGTGAATTGAATGGAAGATTAGGAGATTTCGGGCTTGCCAGATTGTATGATCATGGAACAGACCCTCAAACAACTCATGTTGTTGGAACACTTGGATACCTCGCGCCAGAGCATACTAGAACTGGCAAGGCTACAACCAGAACAGATGTATACGCCTTTGGGGCCTTTTTGCTTGAGGTAGTTTGTGGCAGAAGACCAATAGAGCCACACTCCCCAACAGAGGATGATATTTTGGTTGATCAGGTATTTTCTTGCTGGAAGAAAGGGCAAATTCTTGAAGCAGCTGATGCAAACATGGGACTTGATTATGTGAAAGAGGAGGTGGAATTGGTTATGAAGCTCGGATTGTTGTGCTCGCAGTCAGAGCCCACAGCAAGGCCAAGCATGCGTCAAGTTGTTCTATACTTGGACAGCGCCTTGGCACTGCCAGATTTACACTCACTTGGGATTTCTGCCACTGGCCTGTCTTTTGCAAGTCAGGAAGGTTTCAGTGATTTTAACTTATCATACCCATCCTCAATGGACAAGCCATTTTCACACGCTTCCTCCTCTGCTGCAGAATCGCTACTGTCTGGAGGTCGTTGA